The proteins below are encoded in one region of Scomber japonicus isolate fScoJap1 chromosome 2, fScoJap1.pri, whole genome shotgun sequence:
- the ubn2a gene encoding ubinuclein-2a, translating to MAEPRKVQFVTLSAFAAGAAAESRKRRLEDEADFNLGRAGEVEAATATGAGATAVAAASNGRLGKTGDGDKTGAERRTTVRLNLPLSEPDDRSSAEFNYGELINNIQAKNKPPSVTPVPNPNDPFNDDERERLQVEAMAKKFEDKYGATTGKKKKDRMQDLIDIGFGYDETDPFIDNSEAYDELVPASLTTKLGGFYINTGTLQFRAASDSEGEEGKKLNDNLEQVIKKRKKKEVNNLEEKNPKKNRVSKQGVTALNLHRPEKKKRKKLMKDSLYLAAMLRRFTREKEEMRKRNPTVALPGLAGGAANKAHSANSSNHLLASNSTHPQGNAASNDLSLADLTSDPAVMSLLGSANEKELQDLLGDLDFSMLDTDQQNAMAAARENGILGVGVPALKAAGGGGPGRGLGSSGGLFSPPPLPGGLPAPLIKRIEDLRAASRQFDQEGRKKFFTLDMNNILLDIELQVQEQPPEVRSDIYSHMEAFVPCNKEALLKRLKKLSLNIQDDRLRTPLLKLKLAVCSVMPEQIARYNMDCMAKVAKQQSEEGDRMGSEEEEEEKPGKRVMGPRKKFVWDDKLRNLLCSLVRVKLSCYEMENQCSLSVEDYLKAFLDNEVKPLWPKGWMQARILFKESLAVHSHLTGNLVKRRMVPGPKAKAKEGLWIHKPPLTMTSSPSLPTSTSVLTSNRQPLSSSLHSEPICLSDSLDEDLTAPSLDSISHALALLSNASKGSGPSDSPLSPPPPQIPTTSPPPVTPHYPSASQLSVAVSSTTQQHSLSKVEAATGNLPTTTTLPTSSSTSSSTSSSSSPAVSSMARVQAAGLSLASRTANGPYSLIKGSGTLGQTQNQRLVTMASPNHRPSSIMGVSGKMHPHPSPSPPKQRPPPTASPLLPPHQKGFVSPVGMLATMGGLAKTSAKASIISSNGNAVSSGITPSSSPSSLSHLNSTSHPGLQSFCPPSPVSSSPSPTSQPSLVKSHTHHHQPNFITPMQATLTKSSHSSNSSPIIKLTPRPPAPTPPPSSSSSSPSPSSSPSHPLTHQMISSQKQQHQYSPKTPKTFRPPFSVSGGGQVKQTQGSFSFAGGQKAQCATNNSSINNNSNSNIKAVCSLPNKTPQSSVSANHVQRQRVVGGTNQNSKAGNGWSASGTLATSSTTSHLSQVSTAGTPLLGSPSALPLGFGMLGGLVPVSLPFQFPPLLNFSPPGAPGAAGMGSAPSSNSGYPLAQSDLIDLYKSLQSGSQAALPPHLQLAFSDANQSQGGDMKRKTH from the exons ATGGCCGAGCCGAGAAAAGTGCAATTTGTCACCCTCTCGGCCTTCGCAGCTGGAGCAGCCGCGGAGTCTAGGAAACGCCGGCTGGAGGATGAGGCCGACTTCAACTTGGGCAGAGCCGGAGAGGTGGAGGCAGCGACGGCAACCGGGGCAGGAGCGACCGCCGTCGCTGCTGCCAGCAACGGACGCCTCGGTAAAACCGGCGACGGGGACAAGACCGGAGCCGAGAGGAGGACGACGGTGCGACTGAACCTGCCCCTGTCCGAGCCCGACGACCGCTCCTCCGCCGAGTTTAATTACGGGGAACTCATCAACAACATCCAG GCAAAAAATAAACCTCCAAGTGTGACACCAGTCCCAAATCCCAACGACCCCTTCAACGACGATGAGAGAGAGCGGCTCCAGGTTGAGGCCATGGCAAAGAAGTTTGAAGATAAATAT gGTGCCACcacagggaagaagaagaaggacagaatgcaAGATTTGATCGATATAGGCTTTGGCTACGATGAGACAGACCCCTTTATTGACAACTCTGAAGCT TATGATGAGCTGGTGCCTGCCTCTTTGACCACAAAGCTGGGGGGATTTTACATCAACACCGGCACGCTGCAGTTCAGAGCGGCCTCTGACTCCGAGGGGGAGGAGGGCAAG AAGCTGAATGACAACTTGGAGCAGGTgataaagaagaggaagaagaaggaagtgaacAATCTGGAAGAGAAGAACCCGAAGAAGAACAGAGTATCTAAACAAGG AGTGACGGCACTCAACCTCCACCGGccggagaagaagaagaggaagaagctgATGAAGGACTCGCTGTACTTGGCAGCCATGCTCCGCCGCTTCACccgggagaaggaggagatgaggaaaaGAAACCCCACAGTGGCTCTCCCCGGCCTGGCAGGAGGTGCGGCTAACAAGGCCCACTCTGCCAACTCTTCAAACCACCTGTTAGCCTCTAACTCCACTCACCCGCAGGGCAACGCAGCCAGCAATGACCTCTCACTGGCAGACCTCACTTCGGACCCcgctgtgatgtcactgctggGCTCGGCCAACGAGAAGGAGCTTCAGGATCTCCTAGGCGACTTGGACTTCAGCATGTTGGACACTGACCAGCAGAATGCCATGGCAGCAGCTAGAGAGAATGGCATTCTGGGAGTCGGTGTGCCGGCTCtgaaagcagcaggaggaggtggccCGGGCCGAGGCCTGGGGTCTTCCGGTGgacttttctctcctcccccgCTGCCTGGCGGACTGCCTGCTCCTCTTATTAAACGCATCGAGGACCTGCGGGCG GCCTCGAGGCAGTTTGATCAGGAGGGCAGGAAGAAATTTTTCACCCTGGACATGAATAACATTCTCCTGGA TATTGAGCTGCAGGTCCAGGAACAGCCTCCTGAGGTGCGTTCAGACATCTACTCGCACATGGAAGCATTTGTGCCATGCAACAAAGAAGCACTCCTCAAACGTCTGAAGAAGCTCAGCCTCAACATCCAG GACGACAGACTGCGGACTCCTCTGTTGAAGTTGAAGCTGGCGGTGTGCAGTGTGATGCCTGAGCAGATAGCCAGGTATAACATGGACTGCATGGCGAAGGTTGCAAA gcAGCAGTCAGAGGAGGGCGATAGGATGGGctcagaagaggaggaggaagagaaaccGGGGAAAAGGGTGATGGGCCCACGGAAAAAGTTTGTCTGGGATGACAAACTCAG gaaCCTGCTGTGCAGCTTGGTGCGAGTGAAGCTGAGCTGCTACGAGATGGAGAACCAgtgctctctgtctgtggagGACTACCTCAAGGCCTTCTTAGACAATGAGGTCAAACCACTATGGCCCAAGGGCTGGATGCAGGCCAg GATTCTGTTCAAGGAGAGTCTTGCCGTTCACAGTCACCTCACTGGAAACTT AGTCAAGAGGAGAATGGTGCCTGGGCCCAAGGCCAAAGCCAAG GAGGGTCTCTGGATCCACAAACCACCTCTCACCATGACCTCCAGTCCATCGCTGCCCACCTCCACATCCGTTCTGACCTCCAACCGCCagcccctctcctcctccttgcaCTCAGAGCCCATTTGTCTGTCGGATTCTCTGGATGAGGATCTGACTGCTCCCTCTCTGGACTCCATTTCCCACGCCCTGGCTCTCCTCAGTAATGCATCCAAGGGCTCGGGACCCTCAGACAGCCCCTTGTCGCCTCCACCCCCACAAATCCCCACCACCTCTCCTCCCCCCGTCACCCCTCACTACCCCTCAGCCTCTCAGCTCTCTGTCGCGGTTTCATCCACAACGCAGCAACATTCCCTGTCGAAGGTGGAGGCTGCCACTGGGAATttgccaacaacaacaacgctACCGAcctcctcttctacctcctcttctacctcctcttcctcgtctccCGCTGTCTCCTCCATGGCTCGCGTGCAGGCAGCAGGCCTGTCGCTGGCCTCCAGGACTGCAAATGGTCCCTACAGCCTGATCAAAGGATCTGGCACCTTGGGCCAAACCCAGAATCAGAGACTTGTTACAATGGCATCGCCCAATCACAGGCCAAGCTCAATAATGGGCGTGAGTGGCAAGATGCATCCACACCCCTCCCCATCGCCTCCGAAGCAGCGGCCTCCTCCCACGGCTTCCCCTTTGCTGCCCCCCCATCAGAAGGGATTTGTTAGCCCTGTGGGGATGCTGGCAACTATGGGGGGACTGGCCAAGACCAGTGCCAAAGCTAGCATTATCAGCAGCAATGGCAACGCTGTGAGCAGCGGCATCacaccttcttcctccccttcctctttgtCCCACCTCAACTCTACCTCCCACCCCGGCCTGCAGTCCTTCTGCCCTCCCTCCCCAGTGTCCTCCTCGCCGTCCCCCACCTCCCAACCCTCACTAGTtaaatctcacacacaccaccaccagccCAACTTCATCACACCCATGCAGGCCACCCTCACCAAGTCCTCTCACAGCAGCAACTCCTCCCCCATCATAAAGCTCACCCCTCGGCCTCCCGCACcgacccctcctccctcctcctcctcctcctccccctccccgtCCTCTTCACCTTCACACCCGCTCACCCATCAGATGATCTCCAGCCAAAAGCAACAACACCAGTACTCccccaaaacccccaaaacctTCAGGCCCCCCTTCAGCGTGTCTGGCGGCGGGCAGGTGAAGCAGACGCAGGGCAGTTTCAGCTTCGCTGGAGGCCAGAAAGCTCAGTGCGCCACGAACAACAGTAGCATCAACAACAACTCCAACAGCAACATTAAGGCTGTCTGCAGTCTCCCAAACAAAACTCCCCAGTCTTCAGTCTCGGCCAATCACGTGCAGAGGCAGAGGGTAGTGGGCGGCACCAACCAGAACTCAAAGGCAGGAAATGGTTGGTCGGCTTCAGGAACTTTGGCCACGTCCTCCACAACGTCACACCTCTCACAG GTATCAACAGCAGGCACTCCACTCCTGGGCAGCCCCTCTGCTCTGCCCCTGGGCTTCGGGATGTTGGGAGGCCTGGTGCCCGTCTCGCTGCCCTTCCAGTTCCCACCGTTACTCAATTTCAGCCCTCCCGGAGCCCCAGGGGCCGCTGGCATGGGCTCAGCCCCCAGCTCCAACTCAGGATACCCGCTAGCACAGAGCGACCTAATAG ATCTGTATAAGAGTCTCCAGTCAGGGTCGCAGGCTGCCCTACCTCCTCACTTGCAGCTTGCTTTCTCAG ATGCGAACCAAAGCCAGGGCGGAGACATGAAGAGGAAAACCCACTGA